From Pseudoalteromonas viridis, the proteins below share one genomic window:
- the radC gene encoding RadC family protein translates to MKNKKFLAGEETGTYIVPEQVTEADILDMALKLARGRLSKGRKIEQPSSAFSYLQTLMHEYEHEVFGVLFLDTKHRVIRFEELFKGTLDAASVYPREVTKRALELNAAAVILVHNHPSGDPEPSEADKRITHRLRDALSLVDIRTLDHVVVASEGCVSLAERGYL, encoded by the coding sequence ATGAAAAACAAAAAGTTCTTAGCTGGCGAAGAAACCGGTACTTATATCGTTCCTGAGCAAGTGACTGAAGCGGATATCTTAGATATGGCGCTCAAGCTTGCCCGTGGTCGATTAAGTAAAGGTCGAAAAATTGAACAGCCATCGTCGGCGTTCTCATACCTGCAAACACTGATGCACGAGTATGAGCACGAGGTTTTTGGTGTGCTGTTTCTTGATACAAAGCATCGCGTCATTCGATTTGAAGAGCTGTTCAAAGGCACTTTAGATGCGGCGAGCGTGTATCCAAGGGAAGTAACAAAACGAGCGCTAGAACTTAATGCGGCAGCAGTGATACTGGTTCATAACCATCCATCGGGTGATCCTGAACCCAGTGAAGCTGATAAACGCATTACTCATCGACTTCGTGACGCCTTGTCACTTGTTGATATTCGAACGCTTGACCATGTTGTGGTCGCATCCGAGGGCTGTGTTTCGCTTGCCGAACGCGGTTATCTTTGA
- a CDS encoding VWA domain-containing protein — translation MNHPLKNALPIVAAAYGEKFGVKVLIQGQDAFTDGERIVIPTANPDDPHYQQIAWGYLAHEAAHIRHTNFDMVQKASSKPIRKALLNIIEDVRIENELAKDYPGTRRSISQVIEYMVDTQQMCVPEQLEPASNLQAWLLFRLRCHFLGQKALTPLYQVVDERVRQLFPAAAMSRLSAMLTVVPSLASTGEVLKLVDAIVAMLEEESRPPQDESDADNGNDMGQDASNDSNNSSDSQTPEAAPSAMGDAAETGDSDNSDQADNLRQALEASAAQFEPDTFAQVAEVLSEQAEGHQGVTPLSLPQAEQAMLGDEAILTLSASESAQIRARLRGMVQSSQDNRNHAKRHGLRVATHRLAASQAGESRLFIQRLPRIAPNAAVHLLVDISGSMGKPIGEGNRKYFHVANEAALALAMALEGIPGVVPAVSYFPGIHQEVSIALLPKQSVRHRAACFDQKPRGCTPMAQAMWFAANSLLAQKQKRKLMIVLTDGDPDDWAATHDIVDRCRRSGFELLGIGIQTRSVEKFFPQSIVINDVKDLKRELFEVTQQLLIQ, via the coding sequence ATGAATCATCCATTAAAAAACGCACTGCCAATCGTTGCCGCCGCTTATGGCGAAAAGTTTGGTGTGAAGGTGCTTATTCAAGGACAAGATGCGTTTACCGATGGTGAGCGGATTGTGATCCCAACAGCAAACCCAGACGACCCACACTATCAACAGATAGCTTGGGGTTATCTGGCTCATGAAGCGGCGCATATTCGGCATACCAATTTTGACATGGTGCAGAAGGCGTCGTCCAAACCGATCCGTAAGGCACTTCTCAATATCATTGAGGACGTTCGCATTGAAAACGAATTGGCAAAGGATTACCCCGGAACCCGGCGCAGTATTTCGCAAGTGATTGAGTACATGGTGGACACACAGCAAATGTGTGTACCTGAACAGCTTGAGCCTGCATCTAACTTGCAAGCATGGTTGTTGTTCCGCTTGAGATGCCATTTTCTCGGTCAGAAAGCACTGACGCCTTTGTATCAAGTTGTTGATGAAAGAGTCAGACAACTCTTCCCTGCCGCAGCGATGAGCCGGTTAAGCGCCATGCTGACAGTAGTGCCTAGCCTAGCGTCTACAGGTGAAGTGCTAAAACTTGTCGATGCCATCGTTGCCATGTTGGAAGAAGAATCTCGTCCACCACAGGATGAGTCGGATGCTGATAACGGTAATGACATGGGACAAGATGCAAGTAATGACAGCAATAACAGTAGTGACAGTCAAACCCCAGAAGCAGCACCGTCTGCAATGGGGGATGCTGCTGAAACGGGGGATTCAGATAACTCTGATCAAGCTGACAATTTGCGACAAGCCTTAGAGGCCAGTGCCGCTCAGTTTGAACCCGATACCTTTGCCCAAGTGGCAGAAGTGTTGTCGGAACAAGCTGAAGGACATCAGGGTGTCACTCCACTCAGTTTGCCCCAAGCAGAGCAAGCTATGTTGGGTGATGAGGCCATCTTGACCTTATCGGCGTCTGAGTCCGCTCAAATTCGAGCCCGACTTAGGGGAATGGTTCAGTCCAGTCAGGACAATCGGAATCATGCCAAAAGGCACGGTCTTCGAGTTGCAACCCATCGTCTTGCCGCCTCACAAGCAGGTGAATCGAGATTGTTTATTCAAAGGCTGCCGCGCATTGCGCCCAATGCTGCTGTGCACTTGCTGGTCGATATATCGGGCTCAATGGGTAAGCCCATTGGCGAAGGTAATCGCAAGTACTTTCATGTTGCCAATGAAGCCGCTTTGGCTTTGGCCATGGCACTGGAAGGCATACCGGGTGTTGTACCTGCGGTCAGTTATTTTCCTGGTATTCATCAGGAAGTTTCTATCGCGTTATTGCCCAAGCAATCGGTTCGACATCGGGCCGCCTGTTTTGACCAAAAACCACGAGGTTGTACGCCTATGGCACAAGCAATGTGGTTTGCGGCAAACAGTTTGTTAGCGCAAAAACAGAAGCGAAAGCTAATGATAGTGCTAACGGATGGTGACCCAGATGATTGGGCTGCTACGCATGACATTGTTGACCGGTGCAGACGAAGTGGCTTTGAGCTTCTGGGAATAGGGATTCAAACACGCAGTGTTGAGAAATTCTTTCCTCAAAGCATTGTGATTAACGATGTCAAAGATCTGAAGCGTGAGTTATTCGAAGTAACACAACAACTGTTAATTCAGTAA